Part of the Moorella sp. E308F genome, GCCAGAGTGCAACTGCGGCAGCCGGGGTTGCGTTGAGGCTGTTGCTTCTGGTCCGGCAACGGCAAGAAGGGCGGTAGAGCGTATACGCAGGGGGGAGACTTCAGCTATTATACAAATGGTAGAAGGTGAGCTTGACAAAGTAACAGGAGAGATAGTTTATCGGGCTGCTGCCAACGGCGATTCACTTGCTGGGGAAGTAGTTTACCAATCAGGTAGATATATCGGTGTAGCCCTAGCTAGCCTGGTGAATATTTTAAATCCGGAAGTAATCGTTATTGGTGGCGGTGTGGCCAAAGCAGGAGAACTTTTATTTAAACCATTAAGGGAGAATTTAACTATTAGGGTAATGCGATCGCAAAGGGAAAAAGTAAAAGTAGTTGCATCAAAGTTTGGTAGTTATAGCAGTGTATTGGGAGCGGCTTTCTTACCTTATTTAACCGGCGAGTAACAACGTAAAATAACCCCCACCTAACACTTAAGGTGGGGGTATAAACTATCTTAATTCATCCGGCAAATAGGAGGCAAAGTTTCCGACCACGGCAGGTACTGATCCAGGGCATTTTTATCCTGGAGGTCCAGGTTGGGAAGGTTTTCGAAAAGGTAAATGAGATAGTGGAAGGGATTTAAATTGTTTTCCTTAGCCGTTTTTATGATGCTGTAGGTAATGGCGCTGGCTTTAGCACCCCGCGGGGTGTTGGCAAATAGCCAGTTCTTACGGCCGATGACGAAGGGCTTGATGGAGCGCTTGTTGCGGTTGTTGTCGAGTTCCAGCCGCCCGTCTTGCAAGAAGACTACAAGTTTATCCCACTGACCGCACCTCGGTACTTATTTCATGTAAAGGGCCGCCGCAGAACGGGCAGACCCGTTCTTCTTCCGGCAGGCGGTTCTCTATTACTTTTACCGGCAGATCTTCCAGGTTCATCTCCCGAAGGCCGCGCCCTTTGCGGCGCTGGTAGGTGATGGTTTCCAAATCCGGCTCAGGCGCTTGCGGCCGGGCTTCCGCTTCGTTAAAAAGTAAAAGCTGTTTTTGTAAAGGTGTGGTCCGTTCGCTGGAAGAATCGAATTGCCGTTTCTTGCTTAAACGGAACTGCTCCATAAACCACTTTAACTTGGCGGTCAGTTCAGCATTTTGCTGTGACAGCTCTCTACATTGCTCTTGCAGCTGTAGGCAGAGGCTTTTCAGCTCTTCTATAGTCATGGCGGCGATAGATTGCGAAGTGATCATGCTTTAATGTTTCAAGCGGCCAGTTATCATAATTGCCTGGGGCTAACGTCTTCATGGGCGGCGCACCTTTCTTTAACGCTTTGCCAGCTGATCTGGTATGCGGCTATCCGGGTTTCCCAAAGTGTTTGCCGTTCGGCTTTGTGGTCATAAAAAATCTCCCTCCGTTGATATTCTTGAGGGAGATTATCCTATAAATACTGCTTTGGTGCTAGGTGGGTTGAGTTTGACGCTTACGACGAAACTATTTTTTACGATGCCTTAAACCATTGATGTATCTATGGTTGGTAAATTTTTACGTTATGCCAAACTTGGGGTTCAAATGATGCTTAGGGATGAATTCCTCTAAATTAAGCTAAGAAGATTTTTGGTTAGTTGCTCTGGAGCCGAAAAGAAAGGAGAATGGCTTGTTTCCATTTTAATTACACGTTCACAAGGTAAATTGGTATACATTCTTTCTTGAACTACAGGAAAGATTGCATTATCTTTGGTGCAGGTAATATAAACTCTTGGTACCCTCCCAAATCGCGTAGGCGATGTTTGCACACGGGCATTGAATGGTTCAGGTGCTTGCGGTACAAGTAAAAGTTTCGCTAAAGTTATATCAGAATCAGGACAATCTGCATAAAAAACTTCTTTTATAGCGTCTTCTTTTACTGAAAAGGGACTGTTTTCATAGGGCATAACGAGATTGGGAAGAACCAGTGTCTGGTCACCCAATACCTGTAGAAGAGACTCGCCATTTTGGAGTAGAAATGCAGTAAGATAAACTAATCGTTTAATTTTATCAGGGCGTTCTTCGGCTACCTGGGTAATCACTACGCCTCCCATACTATGCCCTACTAAGATTACAGGTTCTGTTTCTGCATCTAACACCCGACATACGCAATCAACATAATCGCGAAGTGTTATTTTTTCGGGAGGCGTTTTATCGCGCCCATGAGAAGGAAGATCTACAGCTACTACCTTATGACCATTTCGTTCAATAAGGGGAATTACTTTATACCAACACCACGCACCGTGCCAAGCCCCGTGGACCAATACAAAAGTACTCATTTAAACCCTCCTAAAAGATTATACAGAAACAATTCTTTAACCCAAGCTTGACGTAAAAATTACCAACCATAGATAATACAAAGGGTTTAATGCAATCGTAAAGAATGGTTTCGTCATTCCAACTAGTACTCGGGCTTTTTTATATTAGTTTTACCTATTGGGACGCAATTATGCATTCACATTTCAATAATAGCCATTTCTTCTAATGGGCAGATGGTATGTAAATGCTCACTTTGCTTCGCTACATTGAAAAATATTATCGCTAAAGTTGGATTTTTACATTAGTAAAGCTATATCATTCCTTTCTTTTATGATTCGACAATAGCGAATACAATTCATCACTTTTGTAGCTTTAATTCGTTAAAAAATATGGTTTTCCTTCAAAACCATATAAAATACTGTTCGATAATACCGCAGCTTTAATTTTTGCTGAATAACCCTTGCCATAAATTAAGGACCTCCATACTGTATTAGTGCGATTGACGAGTGGTAATCTGCATGTCACCTGGTATGGTAAGTAGAGGCATTTCTGGAGGAAGCAGAAAGCCAAACGGATAGGCCGGACCTAAAAGCTGCCATATAGCGTTCTACTACTCTACGAAAGAGCGTCCAGCGTTTGATATGACCAACAATTTTGCGATAATGTAGAATGAAAAGGATTATGGTACGGCAGGAATACCGAATTTAAGCGAGAATATATATAAACAGAAATACAAGAACTGCATTCGTCAATATCGAAAGCATTAATTCTAACAAGGCTATTAGGCAATTATTATGCCAGAAATAGCGAATAAATTTGGCATAGAATGGAGCTGGCACATAGTGATATCGCTATAGCTGGCCCAAGCGGCAGATGACAATGGAGGGGGGTCTTGAACTTCTGGCAAGAAGCTATTGAGGAACATCCGCGTGAGAAGCTTTACTAATTTCATTAATTAAAAGTAAGGTAAATATTTTAATCAACACTATAATTGAAATCAAGGCAGTATTTGGGAGGCGATCTGTGTGCCTAAAGTTTTGTCAGTGGATCCGTCCAGATGTACGGGTTGCCACCGCTGTGAAATGTGGTGTTCGTTGACCAAATACGACGAGATTAATCCTTCCCGGAGCAATATTTATGTGATACGCCGGGAGCCGGCGGTGGACGTGCCGATGGTTTGCATTCAATGCGGCTTGTGTATAGATGTATGTCCTCGCAACGCGCTAAAGCGCGTTAGGAAGACCGGTGCGGTAGTTGTAGATGCTGAACTGTGCACCGGTTGCGGCATCTGCGTGAAGGTTTGCCCTTACGGTGTGCTCAGGGTTGATGAGGAAACAGGTGTGGCGGCTAAATGCGATTTATGCGGCGGTTCACCGGCATGTGCAGCCCATTGCCCGCATGAAGCCATCCGGTACATGGATGCCAGTAAAGCTGCCGCTAAACGCCGTGAAATCTGGGCCGTTGCCCTAGCGGCTAAGAACAGAGCTTAAATTGGAGGTGGCTATGTAATGAGGTATGGATTTGCCGGCCAGTTATTACGAGTTAATCTAACAGATAGCATATATAAAGTAGAAGAGCTGGATGAAAAAGAGCTACGTAAATACATGGGTTGTTCAGGTTATGCCGCCAAACTCCTTTATCAAGAGATGCCCGGCGGGACGGATCCTTTGTCTCCTGAGGCGAAAGTAGTGATCGCAACCGGCGCAGTGAGCGGAACCCTTTGTCCCAGCGGCGGTAGCTATGAAGTTTGCTACAAGTCTCCTTTGACCGGGACCTGGAACCAGGCGCGCTCAGGGGGTGGATTTGGCCCCAAGTTGAAGTATGCCGGATTTGATTTTTTAGTCATTGAAGGTAGAGCGGCGGATCCTGTCTATATTTTTATTAATGACGGCAAGGTGGAAATCAAACCGGCCAAACATCTCTGGGGCAAGAATGTTGAAGATACCACAGATATTATAATCCGGGAACTGGATGATCCTGAGGTCTCTGTAGCTGCCATCGGCCAGGCCGGGGAGAATGGCGTTTTATACTCTGCTTTGATTAATGACAGAGGACGCGCTGCTGCCAGGGGCGGTATCGGAGCGGTTTTTGGCAGTAAAAATTTAAAAGCGGTCGTGGTAAGAGGCAGCAGAGGCATTAAAGTGGGTAACCCGAAGCAATTTGTAGAGGCCATTGAGAAAGCGGAGCAGTGGTTAAAGAATTATCTCTTTGCCGCTATTCCCGCCCTCGGTACAGTCAATATGATGGTGCCGAACAGCACCCTGGGAATCCTCCCCACGAAGAATTTCCAGAAAGCCCATTTTGAAAACGTCGATAAAGTTTCCGGAGAACTGATTAATGAGAAGTATAACATTAAACGGCGGGCCTGCTACGGCTGTAGTTTTGCCTGCGGCCGCTATACTCATGTAAATGGTGGAAAATTTGCCACGCCTCCCATGGAGGGCCCGGAATACGAAACTGTTGATATGTTGGGTCCCCTTTGCGGAATCGATGAGATCGAGGCCATCATCAAAGGTAATTACCTGTGCAATGTGTATGGTTTAGATACGATTAGCGCCGGGATGAGCATTGCTTTTGCCATGGAGTGCTACGAAAAGGGTCTCTTGACAGATGAAGACACTGAAGGGCTTCCTTTACGGTGGGGAGATGCCGAGGTCATGTTGAAATTGCTGGAAAAGATCGCCCATCGGGAAGGAATTGGAGCTTTCCTGGCCCAGGGTGTGAAACGGATGGCTGAGAAATTGGGCCCTGCTGCCGAAGAAGCGGCTATACACGTCAAAGGTCTTGAATTAGCCGCCCATGAGCCCCGTTCGGAGTCCAAGTCCTTGGCTCTTCAGTATGCCGTTTCCCCACGGGGAGCCTGTCACATGCATCCCAACTGGGCCAGTGTATGGGACTTTCAAATTGACTGCGGCATGAAAGAATTTGGTTTGCCCTCGTGGCCGGCAGGCCCCCAGGAAGAATCTTTAAAGAGAAGTTTAGCCTACCGGTATGTCGTCTTACAGGGAGAAATCACCGAAATCCTGGGGGGGTGCATTTTCTTTTCCTGGGGAGCTGAGGGTAACTGCATCACACCGCAACTTTATGCTGAGATTGTAAGTGCTCTCACCGGATGGAACGTAACGGCCGCAGAACTATTGACAGCAGCAGAACGTTCCTGGAATTTGAAGCGGTGTTTTAATGCCCGAGAAGGTTTTACCCGCAAGGAGGACAGATTGCCTAAACGTATTTATAATGCTATTCCTGACGGCCCCTCCGCTGGCGCACGGGTAGAAAACCTTGATTTAATGCTGGATGGATATTATGAAGCCATGGGTTGGGACAAACAAACCGGCCTTCCTACTCCTGAAAAGCTGAGGGAGCTAGGTCTGGAATTTGCGATCAACTAAATAAAAATGGCAGCTTTAGTACCGCTGTTCATTCCATGGCCCTGCCCGTGGGATGAACAGCAATATATTGCTACCTATGATTGAAGGAAGGCATAAAAGAGTAAAGTGTTTAGTTGAAGAAAAGGGGTTATGTTATAAGTGCAGGTAACAGTAAGGTTATTAGGTATTCTTTCTTTTTCTTACCCTGCATTTAGCAAGTTTCATCCTATTGAACTAAAAGAAGGCGAGACAATTAGAGGGCTGCGAAAACGGTTAGGATTGCCTTTGAAGGAGGTTTGTTTTGTTTCCGTTAATGGAAAAATGGTAGGAGAAGAGTATAAGTTGGTTGAGGGAGATGAGGTTATTTTCTTTCCCACGGTTAGCGGAGGTTAAGAGATTGTGAAAAATTTAATTTAAGTTATGGAGCCGGGCACCTCGTTCAGGGGTACTGGCTTTTTTGTTGCCTCGAATAGTATACAGGGGCGGTCAGGAAGAGCGTTCAATGTTTGGTATAACCAATAATTTTGCGATAATGTCGAACGAAAAAATTCTGTTACTGCAGGGATACCGAATTTAACAGGGATACCGAATTTAAATAGAGAATATCACCTTCTAGGAAAAAGAGAACATTGTTCGTTAATATTGAAAGCGAAAGTTACAATTCTAACAAAGATAGCAGGCGATCATTATGCCCGAGATGGCTAATAATCCGTAGAATGGAGCTGGCACATAGTGAGATCACGTGGTGCTGTTGGAACGGGCAGATTCGTTCAGTAGCCAAGGCATTAAAAATCCTTGACTTGCTGGCAACTACTTATAAAGAAATGTCCTTGGCGGAGATAGCGCAAAAGATAGACCTATCCAAGAGCACACTCCACGGCTTACTGTCAACTATGGGCGATTTTGGCTATATTGAGCAGTCGGCCTTTGGCGGCCGTTACCGGCTGAGGGTTCGCCTGTTTGAGATCGGTAACGCCGTGGCCAACAACTGGACGTCCGCCGGGTGGCCGCCCCTTATATCCAGCACATGGTAGAAGTCGGCACCCCTGCGGGAATACAAAGGCAAGGTTTGTGCGGCCATCAGCGTCTCCGGCCCGGCAGCCGGATGGACGGAGAGAGGCTGCAGCTGGTCATAGATCGTATTACCCGGACGGCAACCGAGATTTCGGCCGGACTTGGTTACTGACCCGTCGTGGGGAGTGATGCCAATGGGGCTTAGGTAGTTCCTCTTTACCTTCCGGTAGGTCTCACAAGAGTATTAGTAACATATCAGGTAATTAATGTGTTTTTTTTTCGGTAGCATGGAATTATATAAATACTATCAGGTAATAATTTAGATGGCCTGTACCTCTTTGCGACAGTCCTTGAGGATTAACAAATGGATTTCACCCTGGTTATTATGCCTGAAATAATTTTATGCATAATGACAGGAGTCCAATGCTAATTTTTTAGAAACCAAATGGAGGTAGGATTACATGCAGCAATTACCTATACTTATCAGCCCAACTAATATAGGTAAGATGCAGCTCAAAAACAGGATGGTAATGCCACCAATGGAAACCAATTATGCCAATAGCGATGGGTCAGTGACTGACCGTCTGGTGGCTTACCATGAAGAAAGGGCCCGTGGTGGCGTAGGCTTGATTATTGTCGAAGCGTCTTATGTCCACATTACAGGTAAAGGTTTTAAAAACGGATTGGGTATCTATTCCGACCGCCTGATACCGGGACTACGCCGTCTGGTGGAGGCCGTCCATGCCCATGGAGCCAAAATAGCTATCCAGCTTTTCCACGGTGGTCGGCAGGCCCACTCGGAATATACCGGCCAGCCCCTTTTAGCTCCTTCACCCATACCTGATCCAACTGTGGGGGAGATACCAAAAGAGTTATCCAAAGAAGAAATCAATATGCTGGTAAAGGCCTTTGCTGAGGCTGCCCGGCGGGCTAAAGCGGCCGGCTTTGATGCTGTAGAAATCCACGGTGCCCATGGTTACCTCCTGGATGAATTCCTTTCTCCATTTTCCAACAAACGCACAGATGAATATGGCGGCTCGCTGGAAAACCGGATGCGCTTCCCACTGGAAGTTGTGCGGGCGGTGCGACAGGCTGTCGGGCCGGAATTCCCCATAATCTACCGGATGAGTGCAGATGAAAAGGTTCCAGGAGGGCTTACCCTCGATGAAACTAAGGTTGTGGCCAGGAGGCTTGAACAAGAGGGAGTTAACGCTCTCCACGTCTCAGCTGGTGTTTATGCGTCAGCGCAGTGGGTTATCCAGCCTATGTATCTCCCCCGGGGTTGCCTGGTAGACCTGGCCCAGGGTATCAAGTCGGTTGTTAAGATTCCAGTTATAGCCGTCGGGCGCATAAACGATCCGGAAGTTGCTGAAGATATCCTGAAGGCAGGTAAAGCGGATTTAATCTCTTTTGGCCGGGGGCTGCTCACTGATCCGGAAATGCCTAAAAAGGTAATAGAAGGCAGGTTGGATGACATCCGCCATTGTATCGCCTGTTGCCAGGCTTGCATCGATGAACTGTTCCGGGACCATGCCATTGGCTGTACAGTCAACGCCCGGGCGGGTTATGAGCGTGAATTTACCCTGGGCCGGGCATCACGGCCGCGTAAGGTCCTGGTTGTCGGCGGGGGGCCGGCCGGGATGGAAGTAGCCCGGGTAGCAGCCCTCCGCGGACACCAGGTTACCCTCTGGGAAAAGTCCGGCGACCTGGGCGGCCAACTCCTCCTCGCCTTTACCCCGCCTCAGAAGGGCGAGATTGCCACTTTCAGGGATTATTTGATAGGACAGCTGGCCAAACTCAAAGTAAAAGTTCAGCTTAATAAGGAAGCTACCCCGGAGGCCGTCTACCAGGAAAAACCTGATGTAGTGGTAATAGCTACCGGCGCCCGCCCGGCTACCTTGAACGTGCCGGGGGTAGAAGCAGAAAATGTCGTGCTTTCGTGGGATGTTTTACGAGGGAAGGTCCAGGTAGGTAAAAAGGTGGCAGTGATTGGTGGCGGTCTGGTGGGCTGCGAGACGGCCGAATATCTGGCCGAAAAGGGACATGAAGTGACCATTATCGAAATGCTACCACAGGTCGCGGGTGACATCGGGCCCCTGGTAGGTGCTATGCTGATGGAACGACTGAAACAGCAGGTTAAAATAATTACTGGGGCTAAACTTAAAGCCATTAAAGGTAGGACCATCACCTTTGCCTATAATGACAGGGAAGAAGACCTGGCCGATATTGATACAGTTGTGTTGGCCATCGGGTCCAAGCCTGAAGATACTCTGGCTCAGGCAATGGAAGGTTCTGGTATCGATTATTATGTAATCGGCGATGCCGTCAGTCCACGTAGAATAACCCAGGCCATCTTCGAAGCCATGCGTGTGGGGCATGAATTGTAAAATTACTAGCTAACCCGGGATATAATCCCGGGTATTTTTTGTGTGCCCGGCATTAGGTATTTACTTGGAGGTGCATGAGAGGTGCAGTGTAAAATTACAATAGGCGGAAGAGAAAAGGAGCAAAAATGAAGAAAGATACCTGATAGGAAGATAAACGCCGTAAAAAAGGAGAGAGTCTCTTATGGTAAACGGTAAGCTTTGTTGACAATCAACCTGGCGTTGAGCATAATAAAAATAAAAAGAATACAAATGGTGAAGGAATAAAAGGCAAAGGCGCTTTTTGGAGAGCAGGTTATCACCAAGAGGCGCTTTATTTGTTTAAGCTTTATTAGTTATAAAATCTATGGTCCGACGCCGGACGAAAGGCAAGGGTGCCTGCGAAGTACTTTACCAGGCACCCTTTCTTATTTGCATGTATAGAAACAACGTCCCGGGACGAATAGGCGCCGTTCACACTTGGGCGATGAGTATAGACCTGAATCCGTGATAATAATAACCGGTTGAGGTTTGTATTAACATTAAATGGAATTAATAGTAATATTTAACATCTGCTATATATTAAAGTGGATGTAATGTTGATTATATGGACCATAATTAAAACTCCTACTTAAAGCCACTTTTATAGAGGAAGGCTAAACTACCTTTTCAAAAGGAGGACGTGAAATGAGTACCGTTACTTTGGCGACTGTGTGTATGAACGTGGTGTTCGATAAGAAAAAAAATCTGGAAAAGTATTTTCGGTTTATCGACGAAGCAGCTGCAAAAAACGCAAACCTGATTGCTTTCCCAGAGCAATCTCTGCAGGGGTATTTACAAAACCTTGGGCAGTTTAAGCTGGAAACTATGGAGTACCAGCATGCCAATGCGGAAGTAGTACCCGAGGGAGAGAGCACACAAGCTCTCATTGCTAAGGCCAAGGAGAAGAATATGTATATAATCTGGGGGATGACAGAGAGAGATAAGGAAAGATATGACGTTCTTTATAACGCGGCTGTCCTAGTGGGCCCCGAGGGTTTTTTGGGCGTATACAGAAAAGTACACCAACCTCTGGATGAGAAACATGTCTATTTCGATGGACACGAATGGCCTGTCTTTGACACCAAGATAGGAAAGATTGGCATGCTTATATGTTACGACAAGTCTTTTCCAGAATCTACGCGGGAACTCGCCTTAAGAGGCGCCGAGATCCTGGTTATGCCAACCGCTTGGCCTCTCACAACTGTTGGTGCTGACTATAAAACCGATTACTGTAAGTACCTCTATGACCTCTATGATTGCGTGAGAGCAGCCGAAAACCAGTGCTTCTTCATCTCTTCAAATCACGTTGGCGTTAGCGGCGATCACGAGTTCTTTGGCCACAGCCGGATCGTGGGTCCTAACGGAAGAGTTATTGTTGAAACTGGTATACAAGAAGGGCTTGCAGTAACAACTGTAGATGTAAAGGAAAAGATTGTCAAAGCTAGGACCATCGATTTTCTTGGGCTCTGCCAGTTAAAAGACCGTAAGCCTTCTACTTACACAATGATTTCATCTCCCATCAAAGAGTCACGATGATTTTCATCCCCCATCAATATCGCACTTCAAGAAAGGCGGGGGCTTCCGTGAGTTCAAGGCAATGGAGGAGGTTTGGGTTCTTAGTGAGCATCTCAACAGGATTGGGTATGGGAAAATATGTCGCAAAGTCGGGTTTAAGTTAAATTATATATTTACAAAAGGAGGAAAAAATTATGTGGGAAGTAAACACACAAAAAATTAATAAGAAAGTTATGGGCGGAAAGGAAAAGGTAAGAGTTGCAGCAATTCAGGCCTCCCAGATTGTATTCAATAAAGAGAAATCCATTCAAAAGGCTTGTCGTTTAATCAAAGAAGCAGGTGCCAATGGGGCAGAATTAGTGGCTTTTTCTGAAACATTTATTCCGGTTTACCCTGCTTATTATACTGGAGGTTGGGAATCTCCACTTGAAGAATGGATGGCCTGGAATGTGAATTTGCAGGATCACTCAGTTGTCATTCCTAGCGAAGACACCGAAATTATAGGGCAAGCGTGCCGAGAGGCGGGTGTCTACTGTGTTATGGGTGTTAACGAGCTAGATGATAAGACGGGTTCACGGACCTTATATAATACTCAAATTATGTTCGGTAAAGATGGAAAAGTACTTGGTCGACACCGGAAGTTAATGCCAACATATACAGAACGTACGTATTGGGGATGGGGTGACGGGAGCGACCTGAAAGTCTACGATACCGATATCGGGCGAATAGGTTCCCTAATATGCTGGGAACACCATACGATTTTGGTGCGTGCGGCCCAAATGTTAATGGGTGAAGAATTTCATATTTCTAATTGGCCCGGTAATTGGTCGATCGGTTCAGGAAAACCCGGAGAAAAAAAGGGAACGGTAATGGAAGGATCTACTAATTCTTTGGGATATCCTTGTGACCTTCAATTTGCCATCAGAGAATATGCTTTTGAAGCGGGATCTTTTGTAATTAGTGTAAGCGGTTTGCTTAGAGAAGAAGATTTTGAGCCACAATTTAAAGATTTTATCACGAGTGATCATATGAATTTCAAATGGGCAGTAGGGGGAAGTGCAATTGTGAATCCGTTTGGGGAATACCTCGCTGAACCTGTATTTAACCAAGAAACAATTCTCTACGCTGACTGCTATGCTAACGATATCAAGGCAGTAAAGGCCCTTTTTGATGGATTGGGCCATTATTCCCGGCCAGATGTGACAAGGTTGCTGGTAAAGACTACGCCTAATGAAAATGTTATTCCATTGGCTGAATCAGTCGCACCGCCATCTATTACCATTCCATCTTATACTGATCTTAAGCGGATTTCGGAAACCTTTGAAGTTAGCCTGAAGAAGCTTGAAACACTAGCAACAAAGGTTGAGGAATTATTAACTGCTGCTAGTAGGTAAAAAATGAGCTTTTCTTACCCTGAGACTACTCACCTATAAATAGAAAGGTAGTTGGGAAGGGGACGATTAAAGCTGATAGGTTAACACAGGTTAACAGTTGAAGATTTAGATACAACTCGACTTTGCGACATATTTTCCCAAACTTGAAGTAGGCATGGGATGCCTGGCTAAAGCCGGTTATCCCATGTTTTTTTATGAACTGCTTGCAATTTCACCGCGCCTGGCTCTCCAGTAGCTGCCAGCCTGAGGGTGAATTGCCAGGGAACCTAAATTGCTCCAGGCAAATTGCTCCTCATCTTCAGCCGGAAAGCATGGCCTGGGCCGGATCAGGAGCTACGTGGCCCTCCATCTTACCTTTCAAAAAAGCCTGCCGCTGTATTACTTCCAGGGTTATTTCCAGAATGTAAATCATTTGCTCCACCTCCCAGTGACTGCTTGCGTCCAGCATACGCTCGACTTTTTCCCCCAAGTCTCCGGGCTTTCTGGGTTTGATGATCTTTTTAGCCAGGTTTTGAAATAGCGAAACTCATCAGATGTGAGCTGCCTCAAAATACCTGATACTTTCTGCAGTCAGCTGGCCTCTTCCGGACGTAGCTTCCGGTCCAAAAGGAGACGCTGAAATACCCTTTTGCTGCCCAGAAGCTGCCGTTACCCCATGTCGTAGGGGACAGATTTTCATTTTTCGGTACAGGACATCCCGTCTTACGAGTAACATTATACCAATTTTCTGAACAGGACGATATTTTGGTCGGTAATGTTAGGGTATTGAAAAGCTGAAAAAAGTTACACCCCCAGTATATATACCCGGTAGGGACCGGCGGCAATAAGCCATTTTGCAGGAAATCCAGGTGGTATGGCGAAAGTGATCTTTAGATATGAGAAAGGTGGGGGAGGTGGCGCCGTTGTTTCGCGTCCTGCACCTGGCGGATCTGCACCTGGGCTACCGGCCCGACCTGCCGGCACCGCTCCAGGAGGAAGTCTGCCGGGAGCGCAACGGGGTTTTAAAGGCGGCCGTAGATTTGGCCCTGGATCCCCGCCAGGAGATCAGTATGGTCCTCATTGCCGGGGACCTCTTTGACAACCATCAACCCGAGGCTTTCCTGGTGGAGGAAACCATCCGGGAATTGGGCCGGCTGGAAGCCGCCGGTATCCGGGTGGTGACGGTGCCGGGAAATCATGACGAAATTACATATAACGATGCGGTTTACCGCCGCGAAGCCAGGCGCTGGCCGGGCCTCCTGGTTACTGAACCTATGCCGGCGAAAGTGGCTACCTTAAATATTAATGGCGATGCCTGTCACCTGATGGCCATGGCCTACACGGGCGGTGTCAGCCGGGTTGACGGCCCGTTAAAGGATTTCCCTCCCGCGGGGGAGGACGGGGTAAACCTGGCCGTTTTCCATGGTTCCCTGGACTGGGACGGGGGAGAAAGGAGCCTGCCCCTGGATGGGGGAGCCCTGGCAGCCGCCGGCTACGACTATATAGCCCTGGGCCACATCCACTGCGGGGGACAAAAGCAGCTTGGCAGGGGCCGGGCCTGCTATGCGGGCATGGTGGCCGGGAGGAGTTTTGCCGACCCCGGCACCGGCTCCTGGACCATAGTCACCCTGGGAGACGGCCCGGCGCGGGTGGAGCAGGTACCGGCGCAGGTAACGCCCTGGCGGGTAGTTGAGGTGGATGTTACGGCGTTTCATGAACCGGAGGAGTTGGAGGCGGCAATCAGGGAATCCCTTGACCCTGGCGCCCTGATGCAAGTGCGCCTGGTAGGGACGATTGCCTTTGAGCTGGATCTGGAGGGCCTGCAGGCCCGCCTGGGCCATCTCTGTTCTTACCTTGAA contains:
- a CDS encoding carbon-nitrogen hydrolase family protein, with translation MSTVTLATVCMNVVFDKKKNLEKYFRFIDEAAAKNANLIAFPEQSLQGYLQNLGQFKLETMEYQHANAEVVPEGESTQALIAKAKEKNMYIIWGMTERDKERYDVLYNAAVLVGPEGFLGVYRKVHQPLDEKHVYFDGHEWPVFDTKIGKIGMLICYDKSFPESTRELALRGAEILVMPTAWPLTTVGADYKTDYCKYLYDLYDCVRAAENQCFFISSNHVGVSGDHEFFGHSRIVGPNGRVIVETGIQEGLAVTTVDVKEKIVKARTIDFLGLCQLKDRKPSTYTMISSPIKESR
- a CDS encoding carbon-nitrogen hydrolase family protein, which produces MWEVNTQKINKKVMGGKEKVRVAAIQASQIVFNKEKSIQKACRLIKEAGANGAELVAFSETFIPVYPAYYTGGWESPLEEWMAWNVNLQDHSVVIPSEDTEIIGQACREAGVYCVMGVNELDDKTGSRTLYNTQIMFGKDGKVLGRHRKLMPTYTERTYWGWGDGSDLKVYDTDIGRIGSLICWEHHTILVRAAQMLMGEEFHISNWPGNWSIGSGKPGEKKGTVMEGSTNSLGYPCDLQFAIREYAFEAGSFVISVSGLLREEDFEPQFKDFITSDHMNFKWAVGGSAIVNPFGEYLAEPVFNQETILYADCYANDIKAVKALFDGLGHYSRPDVTRLLVKTTPNENVIPLAESVAPPSITIPSYTDLKRISETFEVSLKKLETLATKVEELLTAASR
- a CDS encoding metallophosphoesterase family protein, translating into MFRVLHLADLHLGYRPDLPAPLQEEVCRERNGVLKAAVDLALDPRQEISMVLIAGDLFDNHQPEAFLVEETIRELGRLEAAGIRVVTVPGNHDEITYNDAVYRREARRWPGLLVTEPMPAKVATLNINGDACHLMAMAYTGGVSRVDGPLKDFPPAGEDGVNLAVFHGSLDWDGGERSLPLDGGALAAAGYDYIALGHIHCGGQKQLGRGRACYAGMVAGRSFADPGTGSWTIVTLGDGPARVEQVPAQVTPWRVVEVDVTAFHEPEELEAAIRESLDPGALMQVRLVGTIAFELDLEGLQARLGHLCSYLELVNDTEGWAPEVLESLAAEPTIRGLFVRRLQAKLAGATGPGEAEVMRRALFRGLLALKGGGGSCRL